CCAGCGAGTTCCGCAGCCTCGTCCGCCGATTGGCGGCGCTGATGGCGTACGAAGCGACGCAAGATTTGCTGACGCAGCCTCTTCAGGTGACGACGCCGCTGTGCGAAACAGACGGCGTGCAGATCAAGGGCCGCATTGGCATCGTCCCGATTCTGCGGGCTGGACTGGGGATGGTCGACCCGGTGCTCGACCTGCTGCCGATGGCCGAGGTGTGGCACCTCGGTCTCTACCGCGACGAAGCGACGGCTCAGCCAGTGAGCTACTACGACAAGCTTCCCGCCAAGCGGCCGGTCGACGTGGCGATGATTCTCGACCCGATGCTCGCCACCGGCGGCTCGGCGGCTGCAGCGCTGATGACGCTCCGCGAGTGGGGCGTGCCGCAGGTGAAAGTGCTGTCGCTCATCGCCGCCCAACAAGGAGTCGACGCGGTGGCGTCGCAATTCCCCGAAGCGCAGATTTACGTCTGCCAGATCGACCCGGAGCTGAACTCGCACAAGTTCATCGTGCCGGGGCTCGGCGACGCCGGCGATCGGATTTTCAACACCATCGAACCGCACGAATAAACCTCGTCTCGCTCGGCCCGATGACGACGCTGGAGGCGGCGCGTCGCGGGTCGACGTTTTAGAGCGTCGCTCATTCGGGCGGCTTCTCGTTCTCCGTCGAATACTCAAGCGAAGGGCCACGGCCGCCTCATGGAACGCGTGATCAGTTTTCTCGGTTTGTTTGTGATGGTCGGGCTCGCGTGGCTGATGAGCTCGCACAAGACGCGGTTTCCGTGGCGGGTCGTCATTGGCGGCATGTTGCTGCAGCTGGTCTTCGCGCTCTTGATTCTCAAGACGACCGCCGGCGAAGCGTTCTTTGACGGCGTCGACGGCGTGTTCAACGCGCTGATGGATTGCGTCGACGCCGGCTCGAGTTTTGTGTTCGGTCAGAACTTCAAGGACCATTACTTCGCCTTTCGCGTGCTGCCGTCGATCATTTTCTTCGCGGCATTGATGCAGGCGCTCTACTACGTCGGCGTGATGCAGTGGATTGTCCGCGGCCTTGGCTGGGTGGTGCAGCGAACGCTCGGCACCACGGGGCCGGAAAGCCTCGCGGCGGCGGCCAACATTTTTCTTGGGCAAACGGAAGCCCCGCTCGTCGTGCGGCCGTATGTCAACAAGATGACGAAATCGGAGCTGATGGCGATCATGGTTCCCGGCTTTGGCTCCACCGCAGGCGGCGTGCTCATCGCCTACAAGGGCATGGGCATCGACGCGGGTCACCTGCTGACCGCCAGCGTGCTCTCGGCGCCGGCGAGCTTGCTCATCGCGAAGGTCATGATCCCGGAAACCGAAACGCCTGAACCGGTCGAGAAGGTCGAGCTCGAAATGGGCGACTCGGGCGGCAATCTCGTCGAAGCCGTGTCGATGGGGACGCTGGAGGGATTGAAGCTGGCGCTCAACGTCGGCGCGATGCTGATCTCCTTTCTCGCGCTGCTCGCGCTCTGCGACGGGTTGCTCGGTTGGGTCGGACATCAGGTTTACGATGTGGGCGAGTGGTTCGGCTGGCTTGAAACGGGGTTCACCTTCGAGTGGTCGCTCTCGGCGATCTTTGCGCGAATCTTTTGGCCGATCGCTTGGGTGATGGGAATCGAGACGCAAGATTGTTCCGCCGCGGGGCAGTTGCTCGGCATCAAAATGGCTTCGAACGAGTTTGTCGCGTACGGCATGTTCAGCGAGTGGATCAAGCCGGGCGGGGAGATTGACCTCAGCCCGCGAACGCAGGTGATCATGACGTACGCCCTGTGCGGGTTTGCGAATTTCAGCTCGATCGGCATCCAAATCGGCGGCATCGGCGGCATGGCGCCCGAGCGGCAGCGGGATCTCGCGAAGCTCGGCCTGCGGGCGATGCTTGGCGGGGCGCTGGCGAATTTCATGACGGCGTGCATCGCGGGCATGCTGCTGTAGTGAAATTGGTCGACCGCGGATTACGCTGATTGCACGGATCGGCTAAATTCAACGCTCTTCAATTTTGCCGCTTCGAAGATTTTGCAGTCCGTCCTGCACGAACGCATTCCTGACTTCCTCCATCTGTGAAATCCGCGTCATCCGCGGTTGCTTCTCTGACCGCCGAAAGGACTCTCTCTCCCATGAAAACGCTGCTCAGCAAAGAGGAACTTCACGATGGCGTCGCCCGGATGGCGAGCGAGATCGAGCGGGCCTTCGAGGGGCGGCAGCTCACGATCGTCGGCATCCTCACGGGCAGCGTCGTGTTGGTGGCCGACCTCATCCGCCACATCGACCAGCCGATGCGGGTCGGCGTCATTCAGGCGAGCAGCTACCGCGGCGCGACGACGACCCGCGGCGATCTGGTGATCAACAGCGAGCTGATGCTCGACATCGCCGGCCGCGACGTGCTGTTGGTCGACGACATTTTTGACACTGGGCACACCCTCCAAAAAGTGGTGGCGAAGCTGCAAGACTTTAAGCCGGCCAGCGTCAGCTCGGCCGTGCTGCTGCGGAAGCAAGGGCGGCAGGAAGCCGACTACGAGCCTGACTTCACCGCGTTCAACATTCCGGACGAATTTGTCGTTGGGTACGGCCTCGATTACGAGGACATGTACCGCAACCTGCCGTACCTGGCGGCGCTCGAGCCGGAAGATCTTGAGCGGCATCGGTCGATGCACAGTCAGGCGCTGTAAGTCTTTCTGATTCTTTCTCGTGCAGTCTCTCGTTCCCTCGTTCCCTCGCTCCGCGTGGGAACGTTTTTTTGACGCTCTGCGTCATTCTTTACGGCTGCTCGTATTGTTGGTCTCGCGCCGCGGGAGCGGCGGGGAGTGCGTTCCCACGCGGAGCGTGGGAACGAGGCGCGGCGGCGGTTGAATTTTGTCGCGAAACGCGTTTTTTGGCGACAAAATTCACCCGATGCGCGAGTTGTGCGATCGGCTATTGAACGAACTCGTGGGGTGCTCTGTAGTTGCATTGTTTGATCGATGCATAAGTCTTTGGTCGCGTTTGCATTCTGTCGCGACAGAATTGGGTTGGCGTCGTCGTGTGATTGGTATTGGGCGACGCCCGACTCAATGGATGACGACCCCCAGGCGGAGCCT
This sequence is a window from Lacipirellula parvula. Protein-coding genes within it:
- the upp gene encoding uracil phosphoribosyltransferase, with the protein product MAGAIVSGATGEATPSGGAPSHRGGVHWVKHPLVEHHVTRMRRETTRPSEFRSLVRRLAALMAYEATQDLLTQPLQVTTPLCETDGVQIKGRIGIVPILRAGLGMVDPVLDLLPMAEVWHLGLYRDEATAQPVSYYDKLPAKRPVDVAMILDPMLATGGSAAAALMTLREWGVPQVKVLSLIAAQQGVDAVASQFPEAQIYVCQIDPELNSHKFIVPGLGDAGDRIFNTIEPHE
- a CDS encoding NupC/NupG family nucleoside CNT transporter, whose translation is MERVISFLGLFVMVGLAWLMSSHKTRFPWRVVIGGMLLQLVFALLILKTTAGEAFFDGVDGVFNALMDCVDAGSSFVFGQNFKDHYFAFRVLPSIIFFAALMQALYYVGVMQWIVRGLGWVVQRTLGTTGPESLAAAANIFLGQTEAPLVVRPYVNKMTKSELMAIMVPGFGSTAGGVLIAYKGMGIDAGHLLTASVLSAPASLLIAKVMIPETETPEPVEKVELEMGDSGGNLVEAVSMGTLEGLKLALNVGAMLISFLALLALCDGLLGWVGHQVYDVGEWFGWLETGFTFEWSLSAIFARIFWPIAWVMGIETQDCSAAGQLLGIKMASNEFVAYGMFSEWIKPGGEIDLSPRTQVIMTYALCGFANFSSIGIQIGGIGGMAPERQRDLAKLGLRAMLGGALANFMTACIAGMLL
- the hpt gene encoding hypoxanthine phosphoribosyltransferase — its product is MKTLLSKEELHDGVARMASEIERAFEGRQLTIVGILTGSVVLVADLIRHIDQPMRVGVIQASSYRGATTTRGDLVINSELMLDIAGRDVLLVDDIFDTGHTLQKVVAKLQDFKPASVSSAVLLRKQGRQEADYEPDFTAFNIPDEFVVGYGLDYEDMYRNLPYLAALEPEDLERHRSMHSQAL